The Spirochaetaceae bacterium DNA segment GTTTTGATATTTTTCGCTAATATCTAAGGCAAAATCGTCATCAAGCTCGGGGATTTTCCGCTCTTTTATCGAGGTAAGAGAGGTTTTAATTTTAACGGTACGGCCGGCTAAATCTTTAAATTTATGGTCGGCGGCATAACTTTTAGTAATAATTTTTTCTTCGTTTTTAGCAAGGCCAATCACTTCATCGTCAAATTCGTAAAAAGTATTACCTTCGCCAATGGTAAAAGCAAACCCTTGCCGCTTGGTGTCCTCTATCTCATTACCGGCATCATCAAGCTCGGCATAGTTAGCCGTTACCACATCGCCTTTAGCGCTTACCCCAGTTTTGTCTACCGCTAAGGCATTTTGCTGTTGCAGCCGTTCCAGCTCTTTAGCTACTTCTTCGTCATTAACTTTAACGGTGTAACTATTGGCCGCTACCTCTTTATAGTTAGGGGTGGTAAACTTTGGCTCTACATCGATGGCTAAAGTAAATTGTACATCGTTATTAAAATCGAAGCTAAGTTCTTCTTCATTTAGTAAAGCGGGGCTGCTATAATATAAAGGCTGCTGCTCCATCGTTGGCAACACCTCTTGAAAACTTTGCTGAATAAGATTATTTAAAGTTTCGGCCTTAATGGCCTCGCCATATTTACTTTCCATTACCGCTAAAGGCACTTTACCGGGCCTAAAGCCATCGATACGGGCCTCTTTACTATATTTAGTAAGCAACTGGTTATATTGTTTTTGCGCCTCGTTAGCAGCTATTACTAACTTAATTTTGGCCTGCGATTTTTCGTAACTAATATCTTTTTGGCTTATCACGATAGTTATTCCTTTACTTATTATACTTAAAACTATTTTAGCTTTTATATTATGAACTATTTTAGGGGTTTGGTCAACAACTATGCTAAGTTATAGCAGCAAAAAACGTAGATTAAAAGTAGGCAGATATTTAAGAAAATTAATAATTAAGAACTAAGAATTAAAAATTGAAAGAAACTAGTTCTTAATTATTACTTTTTAATTCTTAATTTTTAAGGCAACTATCCCTTTATAGCTGCCAAATGTTTGTACAAAGCTGTACCACAGGCCAAACTTTTAAATTTTAGCTTTACTTTAGGCCCAAGCTATGCTAAACTAAAACTATGAAAAAAATATTAACTATAGCTTTATTACTAATAGCTATAAATGCACAAGGGCAAGGC contains these protein-coding regions:
- the tig gene encoding trigger factor; translated protein: MISQKDISYEKSQAKIKLVIAANEAQKQYNQLLTKYSKEARIDGFRPGKVPLAVMESKYGEAIKAETLNNLIQQSFQEVLPTMEQQPLYYSSPALLNEEELSFDFNNDVQFTLAIDVEPKFTTPNYKEVAANSYTVKVNDEEVAKELERLQQQNALAVDKTGVSAKGDVVTANYAELDDAGNEIEDTKRQGFAFTIGEGNTFYEFDDEVIGLAKNEEKIITKSYAADHKFKDLAGRTVKIKTSLTSIKERKIPELDDDFALDISEKYQNLADLKADIAVKLAQSAEQAASDKRFNEIMIKLIDKVEVDIPESMITQETERRFSELAAQSGLSEENLLKMLGGNIDALSPTWREDNIRAIKRRLIITNIVKEENIEATPDEVEAEAVKLAGQHDMAVEELKRQLGPNFETFLLSDLLEKKAIELLSSSAKVLEVKELTLSEFADLVNKEEQALRQQDDLA